One Paraglaciecola mesophila genomic region harbors:
- a CDS encoding DUF3703 domain-containing protein gives MMNKFTRNIADDVKSEIFLAKQLQAKGCAAKAFQHLESAHVLGQESTWWHVKVHCLMLLWAVRQNDANECFGQLFRIIGAISKTALGLVPAGNTGGANVSPFKKLPIKPEHQAAITKAKQGT, from the coding sequence ATGATGAATAAATTCACTCGAAATATTGCAGATGACGTGAAGTCAGAAATTTTTTTAGCGAAACAGTTGCAAGCCAAAGGATGTGCTGCAAAAGCATTTCAGCATTTAGAAAGTGCTCATGTATTAGGTCAAGAGTCGACCTGGTGGCATGTAAAAGTGCATTGCCTGATGTTGTTGTGGGCTGTTCGGCAAAATGACGCAAACGAGTGTTTTGGTCAGCTATTTCGGATCATCGGAGCGATAAGCAAGACAGCATTAGGGTTAGTTCCTGCGGGTAACACGGGCGGTGCAAATGTGAGTCCTTTTAAAAAGCTACCCATCAAGCCTGAGCATCAAGCAGCAATTACCAAAGCCAAACAAGGTACCTAA